CCGGGTGCGGGAACAGCGGCGGGTGGTGCGCCTGGACGAAGTGCCGGCGCGAGTGCGGAAGACGGTGCTGGCGGTGGAAGACGAGCGTTTCTACTACCATCGGGGGGTGGACCCCGTGGCGGTGATGCGCGCCTTCCTGGCCAACGTGCGCCGCGGCGGCGTGGTGCAGGGGGGCAGCACGCTGACGCAGCAGTTGATGAAGAACTTCTTCCTGGACAGCGAGCGCACCCTTGAGCGCAAGGTGAAGGAAGCGCTGATGGCGCTCATCACCGAGTGGCTGTACAGCAAGGACCAGATTCTGGAGAACTACCTCAACGAGATCTATCTCGGCCAGAACGGCGCTCAGGGCATCTTCGGAATATGGGAGGCGGCGCGGTTCTACTTCGCCAAGGAGCCGGAGCAGCTCACGGTCGGCGAGACCGCCCTGCTGGCGGGGCTGATCCGCGCGCCCAACCGCTACTCTCCCTACCGCAGCGTCGGCGACGCCACGCGCCGGCGCAACGTGATTCTGGCCAAACTGGTGGGCGACGGCATCATCACGCGCCGGGCCTACGAGCACGCACTGCAGGAGGTCTTCGAGAAGCGCGAGCCCGTCCGGCTGACCAACAGCGCGCCCTACTTCACCGACTACGTAAAGAAGGAGCTGGCCGAGCACTACAGCCAGGACACGCTGACCGCCGATGGCCTGCGCATCTTCACGAGTCTCGACCTGCAGCTTCAGGGGGCGGCGGAGAAGGCTCTGTCCCAGGGGCTCGCCAGACTGGAGCAGGACTACCGCCATCTCAGGCAGACGGCCAAGCAGGACGATCTCGAAGGCGCCTTGGTGGTGATCAAGCCGCAGACCGGCGAGATCAAGGCCATGGTGGGCGGGCGCGATTACGGCAAGTCCCAGTTCAACCGGGTGGCCCAGGCCAAGCGGCAACCCGGCTCCGTGTTCAAGCCTTTCGTCTATCTGGCGGCACTCACCCACGGGTCGTCGCAGGGCTCGGGGGCCTATGACAGCACCACGTACGTCGAGGACACGCCGTTCACGTGGAGCTACGGCAACGAGGAGTGGGCGCCGCAGAACTACAACCGCACGTATGAGGGTTGGGTGACCCTGCGCCAGGCCATGGAGAAGTCCCTCAACGCCGCCACCGCGCGCATCGCCCAGGATGTGGGCATCAAGAAGGTGCGCGAGATGGCCTATCGGATGGGCATCCAGAGCCGTCTGCCGCTGTTGCCGTCGTTGTCCCTGGGCGCCGTGGAAGTGACGCCACTGGAGTTGGCCGGCGCCTATTCCGCGATGGCGAACAACGGCGTGCGCACCCATCTCCTCTCCATCAAGAACGTGCTCGACCGTGACGCGGAAGTGTTGGAGAAGCGCAACATAAGGGTGAAGCGCGTCCTCTCGCCGCGGGTGGCCTTCGACATGCACACCATGCTCCGGGGGGTGGTGGAGCGGGGCACCGCCCAGCGCGTGCGCGAGTTGGGATTCACCCGTCCGGCGGCGGGAAAGACCGGCACCACCAACGACTCGCGCGACGCGTGGTTCGCCGGATACACGCCGGACCTGCTGGCGCTGGTTTGGGTCGGTTTCGACCGCCAGTCGGAGCTGGGCCTGTCCGGCTCCCGCGCGGCCCTGCCCATCTGGACGGACTTCATGAAGGACGCCACCAGCCGGTTGCCGGTGACGGATTTCGTCACCCCTCCCGGAACGTCGGCCCGAGGCGCGCATCCGCGCACCGGAACGGTCCCCGGTCCGCGCCGGAACGCGTTCGCGCGGGCGGCGGGCCGGTGAAGGCGGGTCGAGCGGAGCGAACCTGCTCATGATCACGCATTGGCTACACGCGTGCGCCTGGCTGTCGCTCGCCGCCCTGCTGGCGGGTTGCGGCGTCCCGGCGGCGGGCCTTCCGCCGAGCCGGGTGGAGCCGCCACCCGAGCCCGTGACGCCGCGCCCCGGGACCGGTCTTTCCACGGCGCCGGCGGAGCCCGGGTCGGGGAGCAGCCCTTCCACGGCGCCGCCGACAGCCCGCGTCCCACGGCCCGACCTGCCGATGCAGCCGGGCTCGTCGCCCCGGCGGGTGGCGTCCCAGAGCCGCACGGAACGTGCACGGCAACTGCTTCGGTCCGGTCAATACGGCCTGGCCTTGATGGAGTTGGAGAGGAGTCTGTCTCTGGACGGCTCCAACCCGTACGCGCACTACTACATCGCGGTGAGCCATTACCGGTTGCGCAACTTCAAGGCCTCGCTGGACTTCCTGGAGGTGGCCGAGGCCGTGCTGGGATACAACCGTCCCTGGCTCGTGCAGACCCTGGTCCTGCGCGGCGACAACCTGCGGGCCCTGGGACGTTTCAAGCCCGCGCGCGCCGCGTACCGCAGGGCGCTGTCCCTGGATCCCACCAACCCGTCGGCGCATCGCGGGCTCCTGTGGGCGCGGCAGCGCTCCAAGGCGTTGTCATGGTAGGCTGTCGAGATGCACCGCCGGAGACAGTCCGGGACGGGCCACGGGACCGGATACATCCGGGAATTCATGGAGGTTCATCGTGATCGTGCTGGGGGTCGAGACATCGTGTGACGACACGGCGGCGGCCGTGCTCGAGGACGGCAGGGTGGTTCGGGCCAATCTGGTCTCGTCCCAGGATGCGGTGCACGCGCCCTATGGCGGCATCGTCCCGGAGATGGCCTCGCGACAGCACATCCACGCCATTCAGCCCATGGTGGACAAGGCGTTGACCGAGGCAGGCGTCGCGGCCGCCGACCTCGACGGCCTCGCCGTCACCTGCGGCCCCGGGCTGACCGGTTCGCTGCTGGTGGGTCTGTCGTTCGTGAAGGCGTGGTCCTTCCGCTCGGGCATTCCCTACGTG
The window above is part of the Deltaproteobacteria bacterium genome. Proteins encoded here:
- a CDS encoding PBP1A family penicillin-binding protein codes for the protein MKRGFKRFLIRFLKITAALFVVLGLAGAGLGAWYVSHLSGIVKAKFEGRKWEFPSKIYADSKIIYPGMYLSADDVRDKLRRLGYRISKSRPRTKGEYRILGKNAVIEVFLHDFRYPLRDFRGFPVRISLKSGTIHRIQRLDDNEVLPSLELEPEVVTGFYDRVREQRRVVRLDEVPARVRKTVLAVEDERFYYHRGVDPVAVMRAFLANVRRGGVVQGGSTLTQQLMKNFFLDSERTLERKVKEALMALITEWLYSKDQILENYLNEIYLGQNGAQGIFGIWEAARFYFAKEPEQLTVGETALLAGLIRAPNRYSPYRSVGDATRRRNVILAKLVGDGIITRRAYEHALQEVFEKREPVRLTNSAPYFTDYVKKELAEHYSQDTLTADGLRIFTSLDLQLQGAAEKALSQGLARLEQDYRHLRQTAKQDDLEGALVVIKPQTGEIKAMVGGRDYGKSQFNRVAQAKRQPGSVFKPFVYLAALTHGSSQGSGAYDSTTYVEDTPFTWSYGNEEWAPQNYNRTYEGWVTLRQAMEKSLNAATARIAQDVGIKKVREMAYRMGIQSRLPLLPSLSLGAVEVTPLELAGAYSAMANNGVRTHLLSIKNVLDRDAEVLEKRNIRVKRVLSPRVAFDMHTMLRGVVERGTAQRVRELGFTRPAAGKTGTTNDSRDAWFAGYTPDLLALVWVGFDRQSELGLSGSRAALPIWTDFMKDATSRLPVTDFVTPPGTSARGAHPRTGTVPGPRRNAFARAAGR
- a CDS encoding tetratricopeptide repeat protein, with protein sequence MITHWLHACAWLSLAALLAGCGVPAAGLPPSRVEPPPEPVTPRPGTGLSTAPAEPGSGSSPSTAPPTARVPRPDLPMQPGSSPRRVASQSRTERARQLLRSGQYGLALMELERSLSLDGSNPYAHYYIAVSHYRLRNFKASLDFLEVAEAVLGYNRPWLVQTLVLRGDNLRALGRFKPARAAYRRALSLDPTNPSAHRGLLWARQRSKALSW